A genomic stretch from Sphingobacteriales bacterium includes:
- a CDS encoding glycosyltransferase family 9 protein, with product MNSFLIIQTASAGDVVLATPLLESIHAFYPAAKIDILLKKGNESLFDNHPFLNRTLIFDKTKNKLINLFKLIREVRKSKYDVVVCVQRFFSTGLITACSGAGITSGFRKNPFSPFFTYAFPHQFGTNDHFIHETDRNLSLLKHICPEKRFLPALYPPEVNPTDYGIEKQFITISPASLWFTKQLPAQKWKNLISKLPHDFQCVLLGGKEDEKLCVEIASPFERQKVIILAGKLSFLQSAGLMKKAVMNYTNDSAPMHIASAVNAAVTVVYCSTIPGFGFTPLSEKSFILEPEEKLDCRPCGLHGHRACPEKHFRCGNIDPDLYM from the coding sequence TTGAACAGCTTTCTCATCATACAGACTGCCTCTGCTGGGGATGTGGTTTTAGCTACTCCACTTCTTGAAAGTATTCATGCCTTTTACCCGGCTGCCAAAATTGATATTTTACTGAAAAAGGGGAATGAATCTCTTTTCGACAATCATCCTTTCCTGAACAGGACGCTGATTTTTGATAAAACCAAAAACAAGCTGATAAATCTTTTTAAACTCATCAGGGAGGTGAGAAAAAGCAAATATGATGTTGTCGTGTGTGTACAACGTTTTTTCAGCACAGGCCTTATTACAGCCTGTTCAGGAGCAGGAATTACTTCAGGCTTCCGTAAAAATCCGTTTTCACCCTTTTTTACCTATGCTTTTCCCCATCAATTTGGGACAAATGACCACTTTATCCATGAAACAGACAGAAATCTGAGCCTGCTAAAACATATTTGCCCTGAAAAACGCTTTTTACCCGCGTTGTATCCGCCTGAAGTTAATCCTACCGATTATGGAATTGAAAAACAGTTTATTACAATATCTCCGGCTTCCCTCTGGTTCACCAAGCAATTGCCTGCTCAGAAATGGAAAAATCTTATCAGTAAATTACCCCATGATTTTCAATGTGTTTTATTGGGAGGGAAAGAAGATGAAAAACTTTGCGTGGAGATAGCTTCTCCATTTGAGCGACAAAAAGTAATCATTCTGGCGGGAAAATTAAGTTTTCTGCAGTCAGCCGGTCTGATGAAAAAGGCAGTGATGAATTATACCAACGATTCGGCACCCATGCATATAGCCTCTGCCGTCAATGCAGCTGTAACGGTTGTTTATTGCAGTACCATACCCGGATTTGGCTTTACTCCGCTTTCTGAAAAATCTTTCATCCTTGAACCCGAAGAAAAGCTGGACTGCCGTCCCTGCGGACTTCACGGACACAGGGCTTGTCCTGAAAAACATTTCAGGTGCGGGAATATTGATCCAGATTTGTATATGTGA